Proteins from a genomic interval of Oreochromis aureus strain Israel breed Guangdong linkage group 6, ZZ_aureus, whole genome shotgun sequence:
- the brat1 gene encoding BRCA1-associated ATM activator 1 isoform X2 has translation MFRDQRRAQRRETRPEARKRKRRTGESLLEACPCLLEFISAVIHDTASAPGVLSFTLRLIGLLAAAEDAFRILKESLVLDLVFSCKHWQELGLWEDPCIRIGWIQGLRTTLQHPNGLSFFVQADFIEPLLQLQTDTSLFVASAANQMLAHVLLFCQPVSSVGCNGTDKKEDEQNTRASKAVVENPAEPIEINQDCTAVVDAISEYLKRALGVPKGSTQLHQCQQTLRLLALLLGQTKPPLGDKLLQTVTASLEEMVAADCSELTLPLMDVILAACSRLPDQRITRLLTFMLNVRKPADLVHAAAAFLRGGHHDRVHTAQSVRLLLLPLDIISGQNLLGTNTAGDVHRFAMTEQLKSKTSCISMISVCLTNTPQIAHMDPDCLPCAPDLIVSGILSLLRICSGDSFSSSAGCSEVFRNVIGSGKVQKCALEALTAVSNSPGANGKLTDVFTLLIQYLDNPDSDPTVLHKSYQALVKWMSVCTDISFITDQLRQDLIQVVKKRACDMRWEVRDSTMEFLGHLGAMRVCQASAEQACNASEALLGGCCCTTPLLREALQDPESYVRASAIKALAQTVMHSWQEGAAPTQEQTEIVTRLLEILSQDTEGFARRAVVKFFIAWFSSHSSHTPPSSPASPSCSLLMQSVRSVLSRGSADLDWEVKVHTLELAELLLDKAFLGHRSYTKGSDARPAQPHAYAVMTDRAYTLHTHGESRTQETESDLVEVLNSLVEQGVISALLSGLFDCDRPVALKACRLLITLRVTVCPASQGDPDVCAATATVARVSCELPRAGWAQEIRKILGVRTEANAERDLNALNATSFEDHSEEGASAVSHCEHVSVCEALGSLGLDERLEILSRSSDHVHNSPLSLLQDILTASTSHTHANTQPGQEVIVDCY, from the exons ATGTTTAGAGATCAGCGAAGAGCGCAGCGGCGTGAGACCCGCCCAGAAGCACGGAAAAGGAAACGACGCACCG GGGAGTCTCTGCTGGAGGCCTGTCCGTGTCTGCTTGAGTTCATATCTGCTGTGATTCATGACACGGCTTCAGCCCCAGGTGTCCTCTCCTTCACTCTCAGACTCATCGGCTTATTGGCTGCTGCTGAGGACGCCTTCAGAATTCTTAAG GAGTCCTTAGTTCTGGATCTTGTCTTTAGCTGTAAGCACTGGCAGGAGTTAGGGCTCTGGGAGGATCCCTGCATACGGATTGGCTGGATCCAGGGCTTAAGGACCACACTGCAGCATCCAAATGGTCTTAGTTTCTTTGTACAAGCAG atTTCATTGAGCCACTTCTGCAACTCCAGACAGACACAAGCCTATTTGTTGCCTCAGCTGCCAATCAAATGCTCGCCCACGTCCTGCTCTTCTGTCAGCCTGTCTCATCTGTAGGATGTAATGGCACCGATAAGAAGGAAGATGAGCAGAACACACGTGCGTCCAAAGCAGTTGTAGAAAACCCAGCCGAGCCCATAGAAATAAACCAAGATTGCACCGCTGTTGTCGATGCAATCTCAGAGTACCTCAAGAGGGCGCTGGGGGTTCCCAAGGGAAGcacacagcttcatcagtgTCAGCAgactctcagactgctggctcTGCTCCTGGGCCAGACCAAGCCTCCTCTGGGGGACAAGCTGCTGCAGACAGTCACAGCTTCTCTGGAGGAAATGGTGGCAGCAGATTGTAGTGAACTCACACTGCCTCTGATGGATGTCATTCTAGCTGCATGCAG CCGCCTCCCAGACCAACGCATCACCCGTCTTTTAACTTTCATGTTGAACGTCAGGAAACCTGCTGACCTCGTCCATGCTGCAGCTGCTTTTCTCCGCGGCGGCCATCA TGACCGTGTCCACACAGCTCAGTCTGTGAGATTACTGCTGCTACCCCTCGACATCATATCTGGCCAGAACCTACTAGGCACAAACACTGCAG GAGACGTGCATCGGTTTGCCATGACTGAGCAGCTGAAGAGCAAAACCTCCTGCATCTCCATGATCAGTGTGTGTCTAACAAACACACCTCAGATCGCACACATG GATCCTGACTGCCTCCCCTGCGCTCCGGATTTAATCGTGTCTGGAATTCTGTCGTTACTGAGGATCTGCAGTGGCGACTCGTTCTCCTCGTCCGCTGGCTGTAGTGAAGTTTTCAGGAATGTCATTGGCAGTGGGAAAGTTCAGAAATGTGCTCTAGAGGCTCTGACAGCTGTCAGTAACAGCCCAG gaGCAAATGGCAAGCTGACTGACGTGTTCACACTCCTGATACAGTATCTGGACAATCCTGATTCTGATCCCACT GTGCTACATAAGTCCTACCAAGCCTTGGTAAAGTGGATGAGTGTTTGCACAGACATCTCCTTTATAACAGACCAGCTCAGACAAG ATCTCATCCAGGTGGTGAAGAAGCGTGCGTGTGACATGCGCTGGGAGGTAAGAGACTCAACGATGGAGTTTCTGGGGCACCTGGGAGCGATGCGTGTCTGCCAGGCGTCAGCTGAGCAGGCGTGCAATGCCTCTGAGGCCCTGCTGGGTGGCTGCTGCTGTACCACTCCTCTCCTCAGGGAGGCTCTGCAGGATCCAGAAAGTTATGTGAGAGCCAGCGCTATCAAAGCACTGGCACAGACAGTGATGCACAGCTGGCAGGAGGGGGCAGCACCCACACAGGAGCAG ACTGAAATCGTGACCCGGCTGCTTGAGATTCTCTCCCAGGACACAGAAGGGTTTGCCAGGAGGGCTGTTGTAAAGTTCTTCATCGCCTGGTTCTCTTCGCATTCGTCACACACGCCCCCGTCGTCGCCTGCCTCCCCCTCCTGCTCTCTCCTCATGCAGTCTGTACGCTCCGTCCTCTCACGAGGCAGTGCCGATCTGGACTGGGAGGTCAAAGTTCACACGCTGGAGCTGGCGGAGTTGCTGCTGGACAAAGCCTTTTTGGGCCACAGGAGTTACACGAAGGGCTCGGACGCACGTCCGGCCCAACCACACGCGTACGCTGTGATGACTGACCGAGCCTACACACTTCACACACACGGAGAGTCGCGCACGCAGGAGACGGAGTCAGATTTAGTCGAAGTGTTGAACAGTCTGGTTGAGCAGGGAGTCATCTCTGCATTGCTGAGCGGTCTGTTTGACTGCGATAGGCCTGTAGCTTTAAAGGCCTGTAGACTGCTGATAACACTCAGAGTGACAGTTTGTCCAGCATCGCAAGGGGACCCAGATGTATGTGCTGCCACGGCGACAGTTGCCAGAGTGTCCTGTGAGCTGCCCAGAGCAGGTTGGGCACAAGAGATCAGAAAGATACTGGGTGTAAGGACTGAGGCTAATGCTGAGAGAGATTTAAATGCACTCAATGCCACCAGCTTTGAAGACCACAGCGAGGAAGGAGCGAGCGCTGTGAGTCATTGCGAGCACGTAAGCGTGTGTGAAGCGTTGGGCTCTCTGGGTTTGGACGAGAGGCTGGAGATCCTCAGTAGAAGCAGTGACCACGTGCATAACTCGCCCCTCTCACTGCTGCAGGACATACTAACTGCGAGCACCTCTCACActcatgcaaacacacaaccaGGGCAAGAGGTCATAGTGGACTGCTActaa
- the brat1 gene encoding BRCA1-associated ATM activator 1 isoform X1: MDRECVSLLPRVCEVLAASGSSLPDDTILEKLLDWFTALTEAGESLLEACPCLLEFISAVIHDTASAPGVLSFTLRLIGLLAAAEDAFRILKESLVLDLVFSCKHWQELGLWEDPCIRIGWIQGLRTTLQHPNGLSFFVQADFIEPLLQLQTDTSLFVASAANQMLAHVLLFCQPVSSVGCNGTDKKEDEQNTRASKAVVENPAEPIEINQDCTAVVDAISEYLKRALGVPKGSTQLHQCQQTLRLLALLLGQTKPPLGDKLLQTVTASLEEMVAADCSELTLPLMDVILAACSRLPDQRITRLLTFMLNVRKPADLVHAAAAFLRGGHHDRVHTAQSVRLLLLPLDIISGQNLLGTNTAGDVHRFAMTEQLKSKTSCISMISVCLTNTPQIAHMDPDCLPCAPDLIVSGILSLLRICSGDSFSSSAGCSEVFRNVIGSGKVQKCALEALTAVSNSPGANGKLTDVFTLLIQYLDNPDSDPTVLHKSYQALVKWMSVCTDISFITDQLRQDLIQVVKKRACDMRWEVRDSTMEFLGHLGAMRVCQASAEQACNASEALLGGCCCTTPLLREALQDPESYVRASAIKALAQTVMHSWQEGAAPTQEQTEIVTRLLEILSQDTEGFARRAVVKFFIAWFSSHSSHTPPSSPASPSCSLLMQSVRSVLSRGSADLDWEVKVHTLELAELLLDKAFLGHRSYTKGSDARPAQPHAYAVMTDRAYTLHTHGESRTQETESDLVEVLNSLVEQGVISALLSGLFDCDRPVALKACRLLITLRVTVCPASQGDPDVCAATATVARVSCELPRAGWAQEIRKILGVRTEANAERDLNALNATSFEDHSEEGASAVSHCEHVSVCEALGSLGLDERLEILSRSSDHVHNSPLSLLQDILTASTSHTHANTQPGQEVIVDCY; encoded by the exons ATGGACAGAGAGTGTGTGTCACTGCTGCCCCGGGTCTGTGAGGTGCTGGCGGCCTCAGGGAGCTCGCTGCCCGATGACACCATTCTGGAGAAACTGCTGGACTGGTTCACAGCGCTCACCGAGGCTG GGGAGTCTCTGCTGGAGGCCTGTCCGTGTCTGCTTGAGTTCATATCTGCTGTGATTCATGACACGGCTTCAGCCCCAGGTGTCCTCTCCTTCACTCTCAGACTCATCGGCTTATTGGCTGCTGCTGAGGACGCCTTCAGAATTCTTAAG GAGTCCTTAGTTCTGGATCTTGTCTTTAGCTGTAAGCACTGGCAGGAGTTAGGGCTCTGGGAGGATCCCTGCATACGGATTGGCTGGATCCAGGGCTTAAGGACCACACTGCAGCATCCAAATGGTCTTAGTTTCTTTGTACAAGCAG atTTCATTGAGCCACTTCTGCAACTCCAGACAGACACAAGCCTATTTGTTGCCTCAGCTGCCAATCAAATGCTCGCCCACGTCCTGCTCTTCTGTCAGCCTGTCTCATCTGTAGGATGTAATGGCACCGATAAGAAGGAAGATGAGCAGAACACACGTGCGTCCAAAGCAGTTGTAGAAAACCCAGCCGAGCCCATAGAAATAAACCAAGATTGCACCGCTGTTGTCGATGCAATCTCAGAGTACCTCAAGAGGGCGCTGGGGGTTCCCAAGGGAAGcacacagcttcatcagtgTCAGCAgactctcagactgctggctcTGCTCCTGGGCCAGACCAAGCCTCCTCTGGGGGACAAGCTGCTGCAGACAGTCACAGCTTCTCTGGAGGAAATGGTGGCAGCAGATTGTAGTGAACTCACACTGCCTCTGATGGATGTCATTCTAGCTGCATGCAG CCGCCTCCCAGACCAACGCATCACCCGTCTTTTAACTTTCATGTTGAACGTCAGGAAACCTGCTGACCTCGTCCATGCTGCAGCTGCTTTTCTCCGCGGCGGCCATCA TGACCGTGTCCACACAGCTCAGTCTGTGAGATTACTGCTGCTACCCCTCGACATCATATCTGGCCAGAACCTACTAGGCACAAACACTGCAG GAGACGTGCATCGGTTTGCCATGACTGAGCAGCTGAAGAGCAAAACCTCCTGCATCTCCATGATCAGTGTGTGTCTAACAAACACACCTCAGATCGCACACATG GATCCTGACTGCCTCCCCTGCGCTCCGGATTTAATCGTGTCTGGAATTCTGTCGTTACTGAGGATCTGCAGTGGCGACTCGTTCTCCTCGTCCGCTGGCTGTAGTGAAGTTTTCAGGAATGTCATTGGCAGTGGGAAAGTTCAGAAATGTGCTCTAGAGGCTCTGACAGCTGTCAGTAACAGCCCAG gaGCAAATGGCAAGCTGACTGACGTGTTCACACTCCTGATACAGTATCTGGACAATCCTGATTCTGATCCCACT GTGCTACATAAGTCCTACCAAGCCTTGGTAAAGTGGATGAGTGTTTGCACAGACATCTCCTTTATAACAGACCAGCTCAGACAAG ATCTCATCCAGGTGGTGAAGAAGCGTGCGTGTGACATGCGCTGGGAGGTAAGAGACTCAACGATGGAGTTTCTGGGGCACCTGGGAGCGATGCGTGTCTGCCAGGCGTCAGCTGAGCAGGCGTGCAATGCCTCTGAGGCCCTGCTGGGTGGCTGCTGCTGTACCACTCCTCTCCTCAGGGAGGCTCTGCAGGATCCAGAAAGTTATGTGAGAGCCAGCGCTATCAAAGCACTGGCACAGACAGTGATGCACAGCTGGCAGGAGGGGGCAGCACCCACACAGGAGCAG ACTGAAATCGTGACCCGGCTGCTTGAGATTCTCTCCCAGGACACAGAAGGGTTTGCCAGGAGGGCTGTTGTAAAGTTCTTCATCGCCTGGTTCTCTTCGCATTCGTCACACACGCCCCCGTCGTCGCCTGCCTCCCCCTCCTGCTCTCTCCTCATGCAGTCTGTACGCTCCGTCCTCTCACGAGGCAGTGCCGATCTGGACTGGGAGGTCAAAGTTCACACGCTGGAGCTGGCGGAGTTGCTGCTGGACAAAGCCTTTTTGGGCCACAGGAGTTACACGAAGGGCTCGGACGCACGTCCGGCCCAACCACACGCGTACGCTGTGATGACTGACCGAGCCTACACACTTCACACACACGGAGAGTCGCGCACGCAGGAGACGGAGTCAGATTTAGTCGAAGTGTTGAACAGTCTGGTTGAGCAGGGAGTCATCTCTGCATTGCTGAGCGGTCTGTTTGACTGCGATAGGCCTGTAGCTTTAAAGGCCTGTAGACTGCTGATAACACTCAGAGTGACAGTTTGTCCAGCATCGCAAGGGGACCCAGATGTATGTGCTGCCACGGCGACAGTTGCCAGAGTGTCCTGTGAGCTGCCCAGAGCAGGTTGGGCACAAGAGATCAGAAAGATACTGGGTGTAAGGACTGAGGCTAATGCTGAGAGAGATTTAAATGCACTCAATGCCACCAGCTTTGAAGACCACAGCGAGGAAGGAGCGAGCGCTGTGAGTCATTGCGAGCACGTAAGCGTGTGTGAAGCGTTGGGCTCTCTGGGTTTGGACGAGAGGCTGGAGATCCTCAGTAGAAGCAGTGACCACGTGCATAACTCGCCCCTCTCACTGCTGCAGGACATACTAACTGCGAGCACCTCTCACActcatgcaaacacacaaccaGGGCAAGAGGTCATAGTGGACTGCTActaa
- the LOC116312356 gene encoding GRB2-related adapter protein-like has product MEAVALFSFAASEADEISFQKGDIIKVTEMEEDSCWVTAEIQGKRGYVPGNYISLLPHLWFAGPVSRLEAEQRLRWQDTGVFLVRESESAPGEFSLSVSYGDRVEHFRVLEGGGQYCIWEESFCSLNQLVDFYRTHSIAVEKMVCLKDPPSSPQLLSHLARNPYPNPYKSTSQESIPSGRLYSNPSHPEGNTSSRLLKPVVEKPRLAHALCDYTPPHTAHLHFLRGDIIDLLDCSSSLSWRGRCRGRVGVFPPEYVQPLYH; this is encoded by the exons ATGGAGGCTGTGGCTCTTTTCTCTTTCGCAGCGTCAGAAGCAGACGAGATCAGTTTTCAGAAAGGTGATATCATCAAG GTGACAGAAATGGAGGAGGATTCTTGCTGGGTGACAGCAGAGATCCAGGGGAAGCGTGGCTACGTGCCCGGGAACTACATTTCCCTCCTTCCacacct GTGGTTTGCAGGACCGGTGTCAAGACTTGAGGCTGAACAGCGTCTGCGTTGGCAGGACACTGGAGTGTTCCTGGTGAGGGAGAGTGAATCAGCTCCGGGAGAGTTTTCCCTCTCTGTTAG CTATGGCGACAGGGTGGAGCATTTCCGCGTCCTGGAGGGCGGCGGTCAGTACTGCATCTGGGAGGAGTCGTTCTGTTCCCTCAACCAGTTGGTGGATTTCTACAGAACTCACAGCATTGCTGTGGAGAAAATGGTCTGCCTCAAAGATCCTCCCTCATCTCCTCAGCTGTTGTCGCACTTGGCGCGTAACCCCTATCCTAACCCTTACAAAAGCACCTCTCAGGAGTCCATCCCCTCAGGCCGTCTCTACTCTAACCCCTCTCACCCGGAGGGAAATACATCATCGCGTCTGCTGAAACCAGTTGTGGAG AAGCCTCGGCTGGCTCACGCCCTCTGCGACTACACGCCCCCTCACACCGCCCACCTCCACTTCCTGCGCGGCGACATCATCGACCTGCTGGACTGCTCGAGCTCCTTGAGCTGGAGGGGTCGCTGCCGAGGCCGGGTGGGGGTCTTTCCACCGGAATACGTGCAGCCGCTGTACCACTGA